A genomic window from Haladaptatus caseinilyticus includes:
- a CDS encoding magnesium transporter — translation MPTRWTVRAIMRAMLPVLLVLTVVEIGSGLVLGSFESTLLRYPTLLALVPVTIGTAGNLGSILAARLSTAFHLGTLSFSREDDLLAGNAVATVALAITVFPVVGFGAWSLTWLIGGTELGLHIVVFISLMSGITLAFIAVLVTLVATYVAYRFELDPDDVVIPVVTNACDVLGVIVLFVVVQTVI, via the coding sequence ATGCCGACACGCTGGACGGTTCGCGCCATCATGCGGGCTATGCTCCCGGTTTTGCTCGTGTTGACCGTCGTCGAAATCGGCAGCGGTCTCGTCCTCGGATCGTTCGAGAGCACCCTGCTTCGGTATCCGACGCTTCTCGCACTCGTGCCGGTCACCATCGGAACGGCGGGCAACCTCGGCAGCATTCTCGCCGCCAGACTATCGACCGCGTTTCATCTCGGAACGCTCTCGTTCAGTCGTGAGGATGACCTCCTCGCGGGAAATGCGGTGGCAACTGTCGCGCTCGCGATCACCGTTTTTCCGGTCGTCGGCTTCGGTGCGTGGTCGTTGACGTGGTTGATCGGCGGAACCGAGTTGGGACTCCACATCGTCGTTTTCATCTCCTTGATGAGTGGAATCACGCTGGCATTTATCGCAGTGTTGGTTACGCTCGTTGCCACTTACGTCGCGTATCGGTTCGAACTCGACCCTGACGACGTGGTCATTCCAGTCGTCACGAACGCTTGCGACGTGCTGGGTGTTATCGTACTCTTTGTCGTCGTCCAAACGGTTATCTGA
- a CDS encoding TMEM175 family protein produces the protein MVVRVLGGEGTDRLEAISDGVFAIVLTLLVLQFEVPDVPSAQAGTQLPPYLLGFQSLLFSYLLSFFTVGVYWVVHQNLFQNIERHDRILLYLNLLFLLTISFLPFPTELVGTYSTRLTWGLYATNFTLVGLTMTATWWYAARRGLITDEISTHHARLVSIRGLIVPFVFVSSIAVSLVSLDLAYWMPLLIIPLQAWWVRRYRSLQGEG, from the coding sequence ATGGTCGTCCGGGTGCTGGGTGGCGAGGGTACCGACCGACTCGAAGCGATTAGCGATGGCGTCTTCGCTATCGTGCTGACGCTGTTGGTGCTTCAATTCGAAGTGCCGGACGTTCCGTCGGCGCAGGCGGGGACCCAACTTCCGCCGTATCTCCTCGGCTTTCAATCGTTGCTGTTCAGCTATCTGCTGAGCTTCTTTACGGTCGGTGTGTATTGGGTCGTTCACCAGAACCTCTTCCAGAACATCGAACGACACGACCGGATTCTCCTCTATCTAAACCTGCTGTTCCTGCTCACCATCTCCTTTCTCCCGTTCCCGACGGAACTCGTTGGCACGTATTCGACCCGGTTGACGTGGGGGTTGTACGCGACGAACTTCACACTCGTCGGACTGACCATGACGGCGACGTGGTGGTACGCCGCACGACGCGGCCTTATCACCGATGAAATCAGCACCCACCACGCTCGTCTGGTTTCCATTCGGGGGCTTATCGTCCCTTTCGTGTTCGTCTCCTCGATAGCGGTCAGTCTGGTCAGTCTCGACCTGGCGTACTGGATGCCCCTTCTCATCATCCCGCTTCAGGCGTGGTGGGTGCGGCGATATCGCTCACTGCAGGGCGAGGGTTAG
- a CDS encoding RNA-binding domain-containing protein, translating into MIYSVDIEITAPVRDTEIEARVADAIENVFPGAEAESGHGELVAEAHSVEAFSEALHRQEILDTARGEFFGGRDGDTLSFSLKKQAAFQGVINFAVGNPDELGDIHVRIRVNDPSVEEFIDYVAPPTEDGKPITGET; encoded by the coding sequence ATGATTTACAGCGTCGATATCGAAATTACGGCGCCGGTTCGGGACACGGAAATCGAGGCGCGGGTCGCGGACGCGATCGAGAACGTCTTCCCCGGTGCGGAAGCCGAATCGGGACACGGAGAACTCGTCGCCGAAGCGCACAGCGTCGAGGCGTTCTCGGAAGCACTCCACCGACAGGAAATCCTCGATACGGCACGCGGGGAGTTTTTCGGCGGTCGAGACGGCGATACTCTTTCGTTCTCGCTGAAAAAGCAAGCCGCCTTCCAAGGCGTCATCAACTTCGCGGTCGGCAATCCGGACGAACTCGGCGACATTCACGTCCGAATCAGGGTGAACGACCCCTCCGTCGAGGAGTTCATCGATTACGTCGCGCCACCGACAGAGGACGGCAAGCCGATTACGGGCGAGACGTAG
- a CDS encoding magnesium transporter, with translation MSVREVAVEAYREALPALAASVVGGLFAGVVLGGMRAELREVQGLLVLVPALLATRGNVYGSLGARLASGLHQGLVEPSFVPDDDRVWAAIVASLANGILASLFASLVAFSVLRLLSDPVAPLPTLVAIAFIAGLLSGSALTVAVVLVVFAGYRRGNNPDTLVGPLVTTTGDVFGISFLLLAVRIVLGFGFGGG, from the coding sequence ATGTCCGTCCGGGAAGTCGCCGTCGAGGCATACCGCGAGGCCCTCCCCGCGTTGGCCGCGAGCGTAGTCGGCGGCCTGTTCGCGGGCGTCGTTCTCGGCGGTATGCGCGCCGAACTCCGTGAGGTACAGGGATTGCTCGTTCTCGTACCCGCCCTCCTCGCCACCCGTGGAAACGTCTACGGGTCGCTCGGCGCGCGCCTCGCGTCCGGACTCCACCAAGGGTTGGTCGAACCGTCGTTCGTCCCGGACGACGATCGAGTGTGGGCCGCTATCGTAGCCTCGCTGGCGAACGGGATTCTCGCCAGCCTGTTCGCGTCGTTGGTCGCGTTTTCGGTTCTCCGGCTGCTCTCCGACCCCGTTGCACCGTTGCCCACTTTGGTCGCTATCGCGTTCATCGCGGGATTGCTTTCGGGCAGCGCGCTGACCGTCGCCGTCGTCTTGGTCGTATTCGCGGGATACCGGCGCGGTAACAACCCGGACACGCTCGTCGGACCGCTGGTGACGACGACCGGCGACGTGTTCGGCATCTCGTTTCTCCTGCTCGCCGTTCGAATCGTCCTCGGGTTCGGATTCGGGGGCGGATGA
- a CDS encoding AAA family ATPase: protein MRVIGTVGLPGSGKGEAATVAEEVGIPVVTMGDVIREACRERGLNPAEHHGEIAKALREENGPDAIAQASLPQIEDAMEGSDTVLVDGIRSGVEVERFESTFGDDFVLVSIEAPFEVRAERLGERGRDRTDEDEEGLQQRDERELGFGLDRAMARADAVIDNTDTLDAFRMQIRALLEDGLSGLENVQTAEGT from the coding sequence ATGCGAGTAATCGGAACCGTCGGCCTACCGGGGAGCGGCAAGGGCGAAGCCGCAACCGTTGCGGAAGAGGTCGGCATCCCCGTCGTGACGATGGGTGATGTCATCCGCGAAGCGTGCCGGGAGCGCGGTCTCAACCCGGCGGAACACCACGGCGAAATCGCGAAAGCACTCCGCGAGGAAAACGGCCCGGACGCCATCGCACAGGCGTCGCTTCCGCAGATCGAGGACGCGATGGAAGGATCCGATACCGTCCTCGTGGATGGCATTCGCTCCGGCGTCGAAGTCGAACGGTTCGAATCCACCTTCGGCGACGATTTCGTGTTGGTGAGCATCGAAGCGCCGTTCGAAGTTCGCGCCGAACGACTCGGCGAGCGCGGCAGAGACCGCACCGATGAAGACGAGGAGGGACTTCAACAGCGTGACGAACGCGAACTCGGTTTCGGTCTCGACCGAGCGATGGCACGAGCAGACGCCGTTATCGACAACACAGACACGCTCGACGCGTTCCGAATGCAGATTCGTGCCCTCCTCGAAGACGGACTTTCGGGGCTGGAAAACGTACAAACTGCGGAGGGAACATGA
- a CDS encoding pyridoxal-phosphate-dependent aminotransferase family protein produces the protein MREDFLLLNPGPVPLARDVRTAMSEPMVSHRSSEFESVYERAQTSLDYIFERSSLDGTPTTNGGTSLIFNGTATMAMEAAVANLAGEDDEVVTIVNGKFGRRFKRIADRYANVTPVEFDWGHSIDPETVGEVVSDDTKVVTMVHNETSTGLLNPVAEVGEIADEHDAYFVVDGVTSLGGDEFLVDDWNVDVVITDAQKCLAAPPGTSAMYATPRAQEAFDGENAPFYEDLDWHLRKADSHQTPFTSAVPLFRGLALAVEHIEDEGMPERIARHRRQSSAFRAAFTSMGLSMFPERNESSEYSNTLTAVSLPVSVRENPDDFFDAVTERGVSISGGQAHLGGEIFRVSNMGNLSSEQILRGVRAIGEAFLDVGEDVDLEAAMAAAREQLR, from the coding sequence ATGCGAGAGGATTTTCTCCTACTCAACCCGGGTCCAGTTCCCCTCGCGCGTGACGTTCGAACCGCGATGAGCGAACCGATGGTTTCGCACCGCTCGTCCGAGTTCGAATCGGTGTACGAACGCGCACAGACCAGTCTCGATTACATCTTCGAGCGATCGTCGCTCGATGGAACGCCGACGACGAATGGCGGCACGAGTCTCATCTTCAACGGAACCGCGACGATGGCGATGGAAGCCGCGGTCGCCAACCTCGCCGGTGAGGATGACGAAGTAGTCACCATCGTCAACGGAAAATTCGGTCGGCGATTCAAACGGATCGCCGACCGATATGCGAACGTCACCCCCGTCGAATTCGACTGGGGTCACTCCATCGACCCGGAAACGGTCGGCGAGGTAGTCAGCGACGATACGAAAGTCGTGACGATGGTACACAACGAGACGAGCACCGGTCTTCTCAATCCGGTCGCCGAAGTCGGCGAAATCGCCGACGAGCACGACGCTTACTTCGTTGTAGACGGTGTTACCTCCCTCGGTGGCGACGAGTTCCTCGTGGACGACTGGAACGTCGATGTCGTAATCACCGACGCGCAGAAATGTCTCGCTGCCCCACCGGGTACCAGCGCGATGTACGCGACGCCTCGCGCGCAGGAGGCATTCGACGGCGAGAACGCGCCGTTTTACGAGGATTTGGACTGGCATCTCCGGAAGGCGGACTCCCACCAGACGCCGTTCACGAGCGCCGTTCCTCTGTTCCGTGGCCTCGCGCTTGCAGTCGAGCATATCGAGGACGAGGGCATGCCCGAACGAATCGCTCGCCACCGCAGACAGTCGTCGGCGTTCCGAGCCGCGTTCACTTCGATGGGGCTGTCGATGTTCCCCGAACGAAACGAGTCGTCGGAGTATTCGAACACGCTGACTGCCGTCTCGCTCCCTGTAAGCGTCCGCGAAAACCCGGACGACTTTTTCGACGCGGTGACCGAACGTGGCGTCAGCATCAGCGGTGGACAGGCGCATCTCGGTGGTGAGATCTTCCGCGTGAGCAACATGGGCAACCTCTCCTCGGAGCAAATCCTCCGTGGCGTGCGTGCTATCGGTGAGGCGTTCCTCGACGTCGGCGAAGATGTCGATCTGGAGGCGGCGATGGCCGCGGCCCGGGAACAGTTGCGCTGA
- a CDS encoding TIGR00266 family protein, with product MDYEITNRPAFTQLELTLESNEEIRAEAGSLVSHSKNVEVTAGMDDELVESLSDSMFDERRPFSTTFSANRPGTVTLAPPFPGDIFHYELRDESLYTPSSSFLAVEPGVGLDAELSGGRAFVESEGDFLLELSGSGLSFLSSYGAISVVSLNSDERYVVDTGHVVAFEQTVGFSVSRLSGVRSPAESGDGLICEFEGPGTIWMQSRSPAAFLTWLVPNLPDERQ from the coding sequence ATGGATTACGAAATCACGAACCGGCCTGCGTTCACCCAGCTTGAACTGACACTGGAATCGAATGAGGAGATTCGAGCCGAGGCCGGGTCGCTGGTTAGTCACTCGAAGAATGTCGAAGTCACGGCGGGGATGGACGACGAGCTCGTAGAATCGCTCTCCGATTCGATGTTCGACGAACGACGACCGTTTTCGACCACCTTTTCGGCTAACCGTCCCGGCACCGTCACGTTGGCACCGCCGTTTCCCGGCGATATTTTTCACTACGAACTCCGTGATGAGTCGCTTTACACCCCATCAAGCTCGTTTCTCGCCGTGGAACCGGGTGTCGGACTGGACGCCGAACTGAGCGGCGGACGGGCGTTCGTCGAGTCTGAGGGGGATTTCTTGCTCGAGCTGTCGGGGTCGGGGTTATCGTTTCTGTCGAGCTACGGGGCGATTTCGGTGGTCAGTCTCAACTCCGACGAACGATACGTCGTGGACACTGGACACGTCGTCGCGTTCGAGCAAACTGTCGGATTTTCGGTTAGCCGCCTCAGCGGCGTCCGGTCTCCCGCCGAGAGCGGCGACGGACTCATCTGCGAGTTCGAAGGACCGGGAACCATCTGGATGCAATCGCGCAGTCCGGCGGCGTTTCTCACGTGGCTCGTTCCGAATCTGCCGGACGAACGTCAGTAG
- a CDS encoding O-acetylhomoserine aminocarboxypropyltransferase/cysteine synthase family protein: MSDDQPRFDTRSVHAGQEPDPATGAVAPPLYQTTSYAFEDADHAANLYALEADGHIYSRLSNPTVEMLEDRIASLESGTDAVATASGMAALDSLTLVLAEAGDNVVVSTDTYGGTTAYFSHTASRRGIEARFVDTLDYDAYADAIDEDTAFVHVETIGNPSLVTPDFDRVADIAHDHGVPLVVDNTFATPALCHPLDHGADVVWESTTKWLHGSGTTVGGVLVDDGTFDWEGYPEIAGENPAYHGIDFSRDFPNAPLAAAVRFRSLRSLGNQQSPFDAWQTIQGLETLPIRMARHCDNAAIVAEYLADHDEVAWVTYPGLESHDTHDNASRFLDSGYGGMIAFGLGEYEASKTFCEEVDLASFLANIGDAKTLVIHPASTTHAQLSPEEQRSAGVTRDLVRLSVGIEDPADILADLDSAIEEATR; this comes from the coding sequence ATGAGTGACGACCAGCCCCGATTCGATACCCGGAGCGTTCACGCGGGGCAGGAGCCGGACCCCGCGACAGGGGCGGTTGCTCCGCCCCTCTACCAAACGACCTCCTACGCCTTCGAGGACGCAGACCACGCCGCAAACCTGTATGCGCTGGAAGCCGACGGTCATATCTACTCCCGGCTGAGCAACCCGACAGTCGAGATGCTGGAGGACCGAATCGCTTCACTCGAAAGTGGAACCGATGCGGTCGCTACCGCCAGCGGTATGGCGGCGCTCGACTCGCTCACGCTCGTCCTCGCGGAGGCTGGCGACAACGTCGTCGTCTCGACCGATACCTACGGCGGGACGACCGCCTACTTTTCGCACACCGCATCCCGTCGTGGAATCGAGGCTCGGTTCGTGGACACGCTCGACTACGACGCCTACGCCGACGCAATCGACGAGGACACGGCGTTCGTCCACGTCGAAACCATCGGCAATCCGTCGCTCGTCACTCCCGATTTCGACCGTGTGGCCGATATCGCCCACGACCATGGCGTTCCTCTCGTCGTGGATAACACGTTTGCGACGCCCGCGCTCTGTCATCCCCTCGACCACGGTGCGGACGTCGTCTGGGAATCCACGACCAAATGGCTTCACGGGAGCGGAACGACGGTCGGAGGCGTCCTCGTGGACGACGGCACCTTCGACTGGGAGGGCTACCCGGAAATCGCGGGCGAAAACCCAGCCTATCACGGTATCGACTTCTCGAGGGACTTCCCGAACGCACCGCTCGCCGCTGCCGTCAGGTTCCGTTCGCTTCGAAGCCTCGGCAATCAGCAGTCGCCCTTCGACGCGTGGCAGACGATTCAGGGGTTGGAAACGCTTCCCATCCGGATGGCCCGCCACTGCGACAACGCCGCTATCGTCGCGGAGTACCTCGCCGACCACGACGAGGTAGCGTGGGTCACCTACCCCGGTCTCGAATCACATGATACGCACGACAACGCGAGTCGATTCTTGGATTCCGGCTACGGCGGCATGATTGCTTTCGGACTCGGCGAGTACGAGGCCAGCAAGACGTTCTGTGAGGAAGTCGACCTCGCCTCGTTTCTCGCCAATATCGGCGACGCGAAGACGCTCGTCATCCATCCCGCGAGCACGACGCACGCCCAACTCTCGCCGGAAGAACAGCGGTCCGCTGGCGTGACGCGCGACCTCGTTCGCCTCTCGGTCGGCATCGAAGACCCCGCTGATATCCTCGCCGACCTCGATTCGGCAATCGAGGAGGCTACACGATGA